The genomic segment TGAAGAAGGCTGAGCACATTGCCGGCGAAGTAACCAAGGCATTGACAGGTGCCGGTCTCTGGGGCGTAGAGTTCTTCCTGAGCAAGCAGGGCGAAGTCATCTTCTCAGAATTGAGTCCTCGTCCACACGATACAGGTATGGTAACCCTCGGTCACACCACCAACCTGAGCGAGTTTGAGCTCCACTTCCGTGCCGTGATGGGCTTGCCTATCGCCGGAATCCATCTGGAGCACATCGGCTGTTCTGCCGTCATCCTCTCACCAGAGGAAAGCACCGAGCCATTAAACTACAATATGCTCGATGCGCTGAAGGAAGACCACACCCGCATCCGTATCTTCGGCAAGCCAGAGGCTCACGTAGGTCGCCGCATGGGCGTCGTACTCTGCTACGGCGAAAAGGGCGATGACCTCAACCAGCTTCGCGACAAGGCAAAGCGTCTGGCAAAGACTGTATTGGGAACCGACCCATACATGAAGAAATAGACATGAAAGAATTAGGAAGAATTATCACATTACCCAAGATATTCGACCCTAGAGGCAACCTGACAGTGGCAGAGGGAGAGACGCATATTCCCTTTGCCATTGCCCGTACCTACTGGACCTATGATGTTCCGGGCGGAGAAAGTCGCGGTGGCCATGCTCACAAGGAATGCCAGGAATTCATCATAGCAGCCAGCGGTTCCTTTTCGGTAACACTGGATAATGGAAAACAGAAGAAGACCTATCATCTCAACCACCCTTGGGAGGGACTGTTCGTAGATGTCAATATCTGGCGAACACTGGATGATTTCTCTTCCGGCTCATTGTGTCTGGTTCTGGCTTCCCAAAAGTTTAAGGAAGAAGACTACATACGCGAATATGACGAATACCTCAGATATGCAAGACATCATGTTTGAAATCATCAAATACACCCCCGAATATCGCCAGCAATGGGATGAGTATGTGGCAAAAGCCCGAAACGCTACGTTTCTCTTTTACCGCAACTATATGGATTACCATTCCGATAGGTTCAAGGACTATTCTCTCCTATTCTTCAAGAAGGGGAAGCTCCACTCCATCCTGCCAGCCCATCAGGTAGGCAAGACCCTCTGCTCACATTTCGGACTCACCTATGGCGGACTGATCATGAACATCCACGTCACGATTTCAGATGTCTGCCAACTCTTTGAGGAACTGAATGTGTATCTGCGTCTTCAGGGTTTCGAGAAGGTACAGTATCGTC from the Segatella copri genome contains:
- a CDS encoding sugar 3,4-ketoisomerase, translated to MKELGRIITLPKIFDPRGNLTVAEGETHIPFAIARTYWTYDVPGGESRGGHAHKECQEFIIAASGSFSVTLDNGKQKKTYHLNHPWEGLFVDVNIWRTLDDFSSGSLCLVLASQKFKEEDYIREYDEYLRYARHHV